The DNA region CGATGCCGCCGTGCGGTGCGCGCGCACGGTGTTGAACCTGCACCTGGTGGGCGGGCGCCTGCGGCGTGCCAGCCTCGGCGGGCAGGTGGGCGACAGCGCGGCGATCCTCGAGGACCACGCGGCGCTGGCGACCGGCCTGCTGACGCTGTATCAGCTCACCGCGCAACAGGATTGGCTGGACTCGGCGACTGGACTACTCGATACCGCGTTGGCGCATTTCGGCGACCCGGATCGGCCGGGCCGATGGTTCGATACCGCCGACGACGCCGAGCAACTGGTGCTGCGTCCGGCCGATCCGATCGACGGGGCCACCCCGGCCGGGGCCTCGTTGCTGGCCGAGGCAGTGCTGACGGCCGCGCATCTGGCCGAGGGGGCGCGCGCCGGGCGCTACGTGCAGGCGGCCGAAGAGACGTTGCGGGCGCACACGCCGGTGCTGAACCGGGCCGCCCGGTCGGCCGGGCACTGGCTGGCGGTCGCCGAGGCCGCGGTGCGCGGCCCGCTGCAGATCGCGGTGGCGTGCGGGTCCGAGGAATCGACGCTGTTGGCCGCGGCGCGCCGGCTCGCGCCGGGCGGCACCGTCGTCGTCGGCGGTGCGAGGGACTCCTCGGAGTTGCTCGCGGGCCGCGACCGGGTGGGCGGCGCCGACGCCGCGTACGTGTGCCGGGGCACGGCTTGTGACCTGCCGGTGACCGACGTCGAGGATCTCGCTGCCGCGCTCGAGTTGCCCGTGTAGCGTACCCGCACATGACCTTTGAGCCGGATGCCCTGAAGACCCTCGTCCAGCGCTACCTCGACACGGTGGTCAACGGCTCCGCCGATGACGTCGCGGCGCTGTACGCCGAGGACGCCACGCTGGAGGATCCGGTGGGCGGCGGTGAGGTGCATATCGGACGGCAGGCCATCGCCGGGTTCTACAAGAACACCGACGGCCTCGAGCTGAGCACCGAGCTGCTGTCGTTCCGGTCCGGCGGCACCGAGGCGGCGTTCGTCTTCGCGATCACGGTGGGGACCATGCGCATCGAACCGATCGAGGTGATGACCTTCAACAGCGAGGGCCTGATCACGTCGATGAAGGCGTACTGGGGTCCGGCGGACATCACCCAGCTCTGAGTGATTTCGGCGCGGTTTCCGGCGCCGGGCGCGGGGAACCGCGCCGAAATCGTCAGAAGACCGCGAACCACATCGCGATGTAGTGGCAGACGGCGGCCACCGCGGTGCACGCATGGAAGAACTCGTGGTGGCCGAAGGTCTGCGGCCACGGGTTCGGCCACTTCAGCCCGTACAGCACGCCGCCGATCGAATACAGCGCACCGCCCACGATCAGCAGCACCACCGCGGCCACCCCGGCGCCGTCCATGATCGGTCCGATGAACCACGCGGCCACCCAGCCCAACAAGATGTACAGCGGCACGCCGACCCAGCGGGGCGCGCTCGGCCACAACATCTTCAGCGCAACCCCGGCCAGCGCGCCGGCCCACACAATCCAGAACAACAGCCAACCGTCGCTGCGCGGTAGCGCCAGCAGTGCGAACGGCGTGTAACTGCCCGCGATGAAGATGAAGATCATCGAATGGTCAAGGCGCTTCATCCATTTGCGCGCGGCCCCGGAACGCC from Mycolicibacterium sp. MU0053 includes:
- a CDS encoding nuclear transport factor 2 family protein, with product MTFEPDALKTLVQRYLDTVVNGSADDVAALYAEDATLEDPVGGGEVHIGRQAIAGFYKNTDGLELSTELLSFRSGGTEAAFVFAITVGTMRIEPIEVMTFNSEGLITSMKAYWGPADITQL
- the trhA gene encoding PAQR family membrane homeostasis protein TrhA; protein product: MSAPSDRGADQGLRRKEITQIDLAEDFPEAIVDGVVEFFGKPRARGWIHVYSAVVAAIAGITLVAVSWSLESTRAGIATLLYTCTSVAMFAVSGAYHRVNWRSGAARKWMKRLDHSMIFIFIAGSYTPFALLALPRSDGWLLFWIVWAGALAGVALKMLWPSAPRWVGVPLYILLGWVAAWFIGPIMDGAGVAAVVLLIVGGALYSIGGVLYGLKWPNPWPQTFGHHEFFHACTAVAAVCHYIAMWFAVF